The nucleotide window CCAGACAACCGATTTCACCTTCAACGGAAACCCCGCAAGCGTGGGCCATTTTCACGACTTCGCGGGTAACACCGGCGTTGTAGTCATAATCCATCGGGGTTTTACCATCCGTGCCCAGCGAGCCGTCCATCATGACTGAACTGAAACCCAGTTGAATGGAACGCTGGCAAATTGCCGGACTGGTGCCGTGATCCTGGTGCATGACGACCGGGATATGAGGGAATTCTTCCACCGCCGCCAGAATCAGGTGACGCAGGAACGGCGCACCTGCGTATTTACGGGCGCCTGCAGAGGCTTGCACAATCACCGGACTGTCGGTTTTGTCGGCCGCTTCCATGATCGCGCGCATTTGCTCCAGGTTGTTTACGTTGAATGCGGGAACGCCGTATCCAAATTCTGCAGCGTGGTCCAATAATTGTCGCATGCTGATGAGTGCCATAATACTGTGCCTCGTCTTGTTCGATGTAAGGGTTCGTGAGTGTGTTTACTTCGCGCGCTCTTGTAACATTGCCACGGCGGGGAGCGTCTTGCCTTCCACGTACTCCAGGAAAGCACCACCGCCGGTGGAGATATAGGATACTTTATCGGCTACGTTGTATTTGTCTACTGCTGCCAGAGTATCACCACCACCCGCAATGGAAAATGCCTGACTGTCAGCAATGGCGTGAGCTAATACTTTGGTGCCGTCCCCGAACTGATCCACTTCGAACACGCCTACCGGTCCATTCCAGAGCACGGTTTTGGCCGCTAAGATCTTGTCTGCAAAGAGTTTTGCAGTATCCGGGCCAACGTCCAGGATCATGTCATTATCGCCCACATCCGCCACCGGTTTGACTACCGCTTTGGCATTACTGACAAACTCCATAAAATCGTCGATCGGTCCGGTGATTTCCGCTACCACTACATCCGTCGGCAAGGGCACTTCCACCTTCGCGGCAATGGCCTTGGCTGTGTCGATTAAATCCTTTTCACACAAGGACTTACCTACATTGAAGCCGGCCGCTGCCAAAAAGGTGTTGGCGATACCGCCGCCGACAATCAGCTGGTCGCATTTGTCAGACAGGCAATTCAATACATCCAGTTTCGTCGACACTTTGGAGCCTGCAACGATCGCCAACATGGGCTTTTCGGGCTTCGCAAGCGCTTTTTCCAGGGCGTCCAATTCGTCGGCCAACAGGATGCCTGCACAAGCAACAGTGGCAAATTTACCGACACCGTGAGTAGATGCCTGCGCCCGGTGAGCGGTTCCGAATGCATCCATAACAAAGACATCACAGAGAGCAGCGTAGGATTTAGCCAGGGCTTCACCGTCTTTCTTTTCACCGGCATTGAAACGTACGTTTTCCAGCAACACCAACTTGCCTGCGTCGACTTTTACGCCATTTTCAAAGTCAGCCACCACCGGCACATCGAAACCCAATAGTTCGCCAAGACGCTTCGCCACCGG belongs to Ketobacter sp. MCCC 1A13808 and includes:
- a CDS encoding phosphoglycerate kinase, which encodes MSVIKMTDLDLSGKRVLIRADLNVPVKKGEVTSDVRIRASLPSVELALKQGASVILMSHLGRPVEGGSAEENAAYTMAPVAKRLGELLGFDVPVVADFENGVKVDAGKLVLLENVRFNAGEKKDGEALAKSYAALCDVFVMDAFGTAHRAQASTHGVGKFATVACAGILLADELDALEKALAKPEKPMLAIVAGSKVSTKLDVLNCLSDKCDQLIVGGGIANTFLAAAGFNVGKSLCEKDLIDTAKAIAAKVEVPLPTDVVVAEITGPIDDFMEFVSNAKAVVKPVADVGDNDMILDVGPDTAKLFADKILAAKTVLWNGPVGVFEVDQFGDGTKVLAHAIADSQAFSIAGGGDTLAAVDKYNVADKVSYISTGGGAFLEYVEGKTLPAVAMLQERAK